The Tautonia plasticadhaerens nucleotide sequence CCTCGCCGACGACCCCAAGCCTCCCCCGGCCGACGAGCCGAAGCCGGGCGCCGAGGCCGACGACGGGACCCAGGGGCCCGGGCCCGATCGCCCCCGGAGGGTGGTGGGGCCCGTGGTCCGGTCGTCGACCGAGGCGGCCGACCTGCTCCGGGATCCGGGTGAAGATCCCTACGACCCGGCAATCGACTGGGCATCCCTCCCCCCCTGGCAGCGGACCTCCTTCTACGGGGTCCGGGCGAAGGGGACCTTCTTCGTCTTCGCCGTCGACTGCTCCGGCAGCATGGCCGACGACCTCCGCCTCTACCGGGCCAAGCAGGAGCTCCGCCGCTGCATCGGGGCCCTGCGGTTCCCCCAGCGCTACCTGGTCGTCTTCTACAACGACCGGCCGATCCCGATGGGCGGGGGCGTGCCGAAGTCGGCCGACCAGCGGGGGAAGGTGAACACCTATGCCTGGCTGGAGTCCGTCGACGCCATCGGCGGCACCGACCCCAGGGGCGCCATGAACCTCGCCCTCGGCCTCCAGCCCGACGCCGTCTTCCTGCTCTCCGACGGCGAGTTCCCCCCCGGCACCGAGGAGGGCATCGCCGCCACCAACCGCTCGACGATCCCGATCCACTGCATCGACCTTGCCGGGGGCCTCGGCGCCGAGCAGCTCCGGACCATCGCCGGGGACTCCGGCGGCCAGTACGCCCTGAGGCGCTGACCGCCGACCGCTCCCACAGTCGTGTCGTCGACACCGCCCATCGAGGGGGACCGAGTCGCCGAATTTCGGATGAGCCGCCGGACTCCACCCCGAAGCGATTCCCGGACCATGAATTCCCCGACCCGCCGCCCCGACCCGCCCGGCCGATCGGACCCGGCCCCGGGAGGTTCAGCCTCCCGGGATCGGGGCGATCCGGATGTCCCGGAAGCTGAGGTCGGTGGTCGGGTCGTGCCCCTGGATGCTGATGACCCCGGGCGCAGCCTTGTAGCCGTTGCGGCCGTTGTCGTCGGCAGGGCGATCGTCGGTCCAGTCGGTGACCTGGTAGCCATTCACCCAGACGGCGAAGTGGTTGTCGTGGGCGACGATCGTCTTGGTGAACCACTCGAAGTCGTCGGCCACGATCTTCCGGGCGGCCTGTCGGCGGTAGATGGCGCCGGTGCCGTAGTCGACGGGCTTATTCCGATCCTCTCCCTCATATTCGTTGCGGATCTGGGACTCGTACCCGCTCCAGAACTCGCCGGGGACGGCCCGGAAGAAGATGCCGCTGTTGAGGTGCTCCCCGTTGGAGAAGACGTCGAGCTGGAGGACGAAGTCGTCGTACTGCCCCTCGGTCTGGATGTCTCCCCGGCCATTCTTGACGTTGAGGTCGCCCTCGTCGGTGACCGAGTAGACCGACTCTCCCCCCTCCAGCACATTCCAGCCGGAGAGGTCCTCGCCATTGAAGATCGGCTCCATCCCCCGGGGGAGCAGGTCGACCCGGTGCACCCGAAGCTTGCCGCCGCCCTCGACCACGATGACCACCGGGGAACGTTCCCCGCCCTCCGTCGAGAGTTCAAGCGTGCCGGTCCTGGAGATTCGACCCATTGGATCCGCCGTCTCGTCCCGGCCGAACCCCACGATCGCCCCGGCGATGCCCTCGCCATCGGCCTCGACCCGGAGCGTGGCGTCGCCGAACTCGGTGGTCGTCCGCACCGTCGCCGGCCCGACGATCGTCAGCACGCCGTCCGCCACCGAGACGGCCTTCTCCGGATCCTCGGCCTCGACCGTCCAGCCGAAGGTCGTCTCGCCGTCGAACAGGCGGAGCCACCCCTGATCGATCTCCTCGGGAGTGAGCCCGTCATCGGCGGCGAACGCCGGGGGGACGGGGACGAGGCAGGCACAGAGCAGGGCGGCGACAATCGGCAGGCGATCGAACATGGCGAGGGCCCCTCGGGTGCGGGTCGATCCGGTCAAATCCGCATCATACGAGGGGTGCCGGCGTCGGGCCAGCGTCCGGCAGGATCAGGTCACCAGCCTGGGCCGGGCCGGGACGTTGGACAGGCCGAGCGCGGCGGCCCTCGCCTCGGCGGCCAGGAACAGCGAGCCGGTGACGCAGACCAGACCGGGGACCGGCGACCGCCTTCGCGCGGCCTGCAGGGCCGAGGCGGGATCGGCCGAGACCTCGGCCGGGGGCCCTCCCAGCGCCGAGACCGCCTCGGCGATCGCCGACGGATCGACCGCCCGGGGGTTCTCGACGTAGCGAGTGGCGATCACGGCGTCGAACAGTGGGAGCAGGGCCCGGAGCTGGCCGTCCAGGTCCTTGTCCCTGCTCGTGCCGAAGACGAGCGTCCGGGGGACGGACGGGAAGTTCGACCGCAGGGTCCCCGCCAGGGCCTCGGCCGAGGCCACGTTGTGGGCGCCGTCGATCACGACCCAGGGGGACTCGCCCACCACCTCCACCCGGGCCGGCCACCTCAGGCCCGAGACGCCCCGGGCGGCGGCCCCGGGGTCGACGTCCAGGGTGGGATCGGTTTCCGCCAGGGCGTCGAGGCTCGCCAGGGCCACGGCGACGTTCCTCGCCTGGTGTTCCCCCGGCAGGGGGGGGACGATCGGGCCCCAGTCCCTCCGCCAGGTCCGGACCCGGACGACGCCGTTGCTCGGCCGGTCGACCGGGGGCGTCGGCGGCTCGTAGTCGTACGAGACGTCGGGGCCGACCTCCCGGATCGGGCATCGCCTCGAGCGGGCCACCTCGCGGATGGCCGACAGCGGCTCGTCCCCCCGGACGCCGACCACCGCGGGCGTCCCCCGCTTCAGGATGCCCGCCTTCTCCCGGGCGATCTGGCCGAGGGTCGGGCCGAGCTGGCGGACGTGGTCGAAGGAGATCGAGGTGATCACCGAGACGCCAGGCCGGACGACGTTGGTCGAGTCCAGCCGCCCCCCCATGCCGACCTCCAGGGCCACCGCCCGGCAGCCGACCCGGGCGAAGTGCAGCAGGCCGATCGCCGTGGTCGCCTCGAAGAAGGTCATCCCCCGCCCCTCGGGGTCGGGCCAGTCGGCCTCGACCGACTCGACGACCGGCAGGACCTCGTCGCACCGGGCGACCAGATCCGAGGGGCTCATCATCGCCCCGTCGACCTCGAACCGCTCCTCCAGCCGGTGCAGGTGCGGCGAGGTGAACAGCCCGGCCTTGATCCCCGAGGCCGACAGCGCGGCGGCCACCATCGCGGAGGTCGACCCCTTCCCCTTGGTCCCGGCGACGTGGACGATCCGGAGGGCGTCCTGGGGGTCGCCGAGGCGGCGGAGCAGGCGCCGCATCCTCCCCAGCTTCAGCTCGGTCGAGGAGGAGGAGGCGGGCATGCCGAGCCGCTCGTAGTCGAGCCGGGCGTAGAGCGCGTCGAGGCGTTCCCGGTAGGCGTCGGGGGCGGGTTCGGTCATCAAGGTCGGTCGGGCCCGGAGGGGATGGGGTCTCGATGCGACGTCGAGCAGGAGGCGAGGCCCCCGTCGTCCCCCAGGTCGACGCCGAAGGGGGGGCCGAGGGCCCGGGCGGCGCCGTCGAGGACCTCCCCGACCAGTGCGTCGATCGAGCCCCCCTTGAGGAGGATCGAGGCCGCCCCCCCGGCCAGCGCGAGCAGGCGGCCGTCGGCCTCGCCGTCGCCGGTGAGCACGACGACGGCCAGCCGGGAGGCGACCGGGTCGAACCGCAGGGCGTCGAGCACCTGGAGCCCGTCGACCCCCGGCATCCAGAGGTCGAGCACCAGCACGGTCGGCCGGTGCTCCCGGACCAGCCGGAGCGCCTCGGCGCCGTCGCAGGCCTCCCAGACGGTCATGCCCGAGGCCCGGAGCCGGCCGGCGGCCACGAGCCGGAGGTCCGCGTCGTCGTCGGCCAGCACGATCGAGATCGAGATCGGGTCGGGAGGCGTCACGGCAGTTCCCCCTTCGCTCGGCCTCGCCCGGGGGACGGATCGGGCGGGCCCGGCCAATTCGGATCGTCCGGTGCGGCTCCTCCGAGGCTCGATCTCGGGCTTCAGCATACCCCGAGCCCCCCCCGGCCGCCATGTCGGATCCTCGGGCAGGCCGGGGCCGGGGCCCTCGCCGGGGGCGGTCGAGGCGGCGGCCCCGGCTCGCCGGGCGAATCCGAACGGGGCGGCCCGCCCCGGCGGCCTCGGCTCATCGTCCCCGGCCCGCCGGGACGGGCTCGCCCGTCCCGGGGTCGCTTGCCGATCCCGCCGATCGGCCGATAGACTCGCGGTTCGGGCACGGGATTTCCTCGGAGGATCGGGGACGCTCGGACACCTCGCCTCGGCAGCAGCCGACCGGACGGAGACCCACCATGACTCGGACCCGATATCCCCGAATCCCCGGGGGGTGGCTCGCCGTCGTCGTTGTCGTCGCGATGGCCGTCCCCGGGCCGAGTCCGGCGGGTGGCCAGCTCGCCCCCCGGCCGGGGGTCTCCGCCCCGAGCCGTCCGGGGCCGGCGGACCTGCTCCGGGCGGCGCTCGCCTCCAACCCCGTGACGGCGCCCTACCCGATCGAGGTGGTCGACCGGGGGGGACGGGCCGCACTCCGGGGCGTGGTCGGCACGAAGGTCATCTATGATGCCGCCATCCGGACGGCGATCGCCTCGGGAGTGCCCTTCGCCGACGAGCTGGTCATCGACACCCTGGCCGCGCAGGACGTGGCCCTCCGGGGGGCGGCGGCGATGGCCGAGGCGGTCCCGCCCGGGTTCGCCCCGCCGATGCCCGGGCCGTCCTACGGGGCGGTCGGCGGGTATCCTCCCCCGACGTACATGCCGTTCGGGCCCGTCCCCGGCGGGGCTCCGGGCCTCATCTACCCCCCTCCGCTGTTCGGGTTCGCGGACGAGCCGTTCTTCGGCCTCGAACCGCCGGTGATCAGCTACCCGCCCTACTGGGGGGCCCTCTCGGCCCGGAGGCTCGCCGAATACCGGGCGAACGGCCCGGCCCCGGCGCCGTTCCCGGCGGCCGGGGGCGAGTTGCCGCCCCCGGGGCTGGTCGACGTGGAGCTGGATCCCGACGGCGTGGCGACGATCCGGGGCCTCGTGCCGACGCTGGCCGACCGCGTCGCCGTCGGCCAACAGCTCGCCCAGACGCCGGGGATCACCCAGGTCATCAACCTGCTGGTCGTCGAGGCGGAGGCCACCTCCTCGGCCCCGGCCGACGCCGCCCCCCCGGAGCCGCCCGCACCGGGCCTGTTCATCGATCCCCGCCCGGTCCCCCCCGCCCGGCCCGGGCCCGGGCCGGTCCCGGGGCCAGAGGGAGGGGCCGGGCCGGGCGGGCCTGCTCCTCCGGAGGCCGACGCACCGGCCCCGGCCGAGGCGAGCCCGCCGGGCGACCTGCCCGAGCTGGCCGGCCTGCCGATCCGGGTGACCCTCCGGGACGGGACCGCGACCCTCTCGGGGGACGCCCCCTCCGCGGCGGCGGCGATGGCCGCCTATCTCGCCGTGAAGCGGCACCCGGGGGTGGACCGGGTGGTCGACCGCCTGAGGTTCTCCGTGCCGGTCGAGCCGGGGGAGAACCCGCTGCGGTCGGCCGCCGACCTCCGGGACGTGGAGGAATACCTCGGCGACCAGGTCCGCCGCCAGCTCGACGGCCTGGCCGAGGTCGACCGCGTCCGATTGCTGGGAGACCGGCTGGAGATCCGGGGCCGCTTGCTCGACCCGGCCGGCCTCCGGAGGGCCGAGGCTACCCTCCGATCGACCCCCGTGCTGCGCGGGTTCACGATCGCCCCGGAGCTGGTGCCCGGGGGGTGATCGGGGGCACGACATGGCACCCTGGAAAAGCTGCGTCGACCTTGAGGCCCGGGGTCGGCGAGGCCATCGAAAAAACCCCCGGGGGCGAGGCATCCGGGGTCGGATTGGCCTTGATCGTTCAACAAAGGCAGGCTTAGGATGTGCCCCGCGCGATACCCCGGGACATGGATGTGCCGGTCGCGTCCGAGGTTCGATCGACAACACGGATGGGCATCGGGACGAACCACCTCAAGGAGGGGGGACCGAGACCGCGATGATCGTCAAGCGCGAGGGTAGCAAGCTGGGGCGGGGTCCGGCCGCGGAGGCGACCCCGCGAGGCGTCGGGACTCCCCCCCCGGTCGACTCCGACGCCCTGGATCGCGGCCTGGCCGCCACGAGGGGCTGGCTGCTGGGTCAGCAGCGCGACGACGGCCACTGGGTCGGCGAGCTGGAAGGGGACACGATCCTCGAATCCGAGTTCGTCCTGCTGCTGACCGCCCTGGGCCGGGAGGAGGACGAGGTCGCCGTCAAGCTCTGCAAGTACTTGTATGAGCAGCGGCTCCCCGAGGGGGGCTGGGCGATCTACCCGGGCGGCCCGTTCGACGTCAGCGCCTCGGTCAAGTCGTACTTCGCCCTGAAGCTGGCGGGCGTGCACCCGGACCACCCGGAGATGGCGAAGGTCCGCGACCGGATCCTGGAGGCCGGCGGCGCCGAGGCCTGCAACAGCTTCACCCGGTTCTACCTGGCGCTGCTGGGGCAGATGTCGTACGACGACTGCCCGTACGTCCCCCCCGAGCTGATCTTCCTGCCGACCCGGACGGGCCTGAGCCTCTACGACATGTCGTCCTGGACCCGGACGATGGTCGTGCCGCTGTCGATCCTCTCGGTTCTGCGCCCGGTGCGGCACCTGCCGCCGGAGAAGGGGATCGCCGAGCTGTTCCGGCCGGACCTGCCGCCCCCGTCGAGGAGGACGGAGCGGGCCTGTTCCTGGTCGAACTTCTTCGTCGCCCTGGATCGCGGCTTCAAGTGGGCGCACCGGGTCGTGCCGAAGGCGCTGCGCCGTCCCGGGCTGGCGGCGGCCCACCGGTGGATGATCCGGCACTTCGAGGGCTCCGAGGGGCTGGGGGCCATCTTCCCGGCGATGGTCTACTCGATCTTCGCCCTGCGGAGCCTCGGCTACGACGACGACCACGTGCTGGTCCGCCGGGCCCTGGGGCAGCTCGAAGACCTGATGATCGAGGAGGGCGGCGCGGTCCGGGTGCAGCCCTGCGTCTCGCCGACCTGGGACACGGCGATCGCCGCCATCGCCCTGGCCGACTCCGGCGTGCCGGCCGACGACCCGAGCATGACCGCCGCCGCCCGCTGGCTGCTGGACCGGGAGATCAGCGTCCCCGGCGACTGGCAGCGCCGTCGGCCCGGCCTGGAGCCGACCGGCTGGGCCTTCGAGTACCGCAACGACTTCTACCCCGACATCGACGACACGGCCATGGTCCTGCTCGCCCTGGGCCGCACCGCCCTGGCGGGCCGACCCGAGGGGAGGCTCGCGACCGACCGGGCCGTCGCCTGGCTCCTGGCGATGCAGAACCGGGACGGCGGCTGGGCGGCCTTCGACGTCGACATCGATAATCAATTGCTCACCAAGGTCCCCTTCGCGGATCACAACGCGATCCTCGACCCGAGCTGCGCCGACATCACCGCCCGGATCCTGGAGATCCTGGGCACGATCGGCTATCGCCAGGACCACCCCGCCGTCTCCCGGGGGCTGGAATACCTCTGGGCCTCCCAGGAGCCGGAGGGCTGCTGGTACGGCCGCTGGGGGGTGAACTACATCTACGGGACCTGGCAGGTGCTGCTGGGCCTCCGGGCGATCGACTTCCCGATGGGCCACCCCTCGATCCAGCGGGCGGCCGACTGGCTGGAGTCGGCCCAGCAGGAGGACGGCGGCTGGGGCGAATCCTGCCGCAGCTACGACGACCCCGCCTGGATGGGCCGGGGCGTGACGACCGCCTCGCAGACCGCCTGGGCCGTCAACGGCCTGATCGCGGCGGGGAGGGCGCATTCGCCGAGTGTCCGGCGGGGCGTCTCCTTCCTGCTCCGGACCCAGAACGCCGACGGCACCTGGGACGAGCCGCAGTTCACCGGCACCGGGTTCCCGAAGGTCTTCTACCTCCGCTACCACCTCTACCGCATCTACTTCCCGCTGATGGCCCTGGCCCGCTACCGGGCCGCCGTCTCCGGGCCGGCCGCCCCCCGGCTGGGCCGGTCGCTGCACTCCGGGGCCCTCGCCTGCGGCGTCCCGGCCGACCCGAGGCCGCTGGACGTCTGAGGGGAGCGGGGATGGTCGGCGGATGACGGATGACCGATGGCCGATGCTCGGGTCGCGGTGCCTCGCCGATCCGGGCGAGGCCGTCCGCGCGTCCCGGGTCCGGGCCGGCCCCGGCATTTGACGTCCGGCATCCGGCCGGGTCGGGTCCGAAGGGAAGGCCAGCCCCCGCGCCGAGGGTCGGAGTGCGGAGCCACCTTGATTTCCCCCCGCCCCACCGACGATCCTCGACGGGGCTCCGAACGCCCCGCCACCCGCACCCCCCGCGACACGACCCACGCGCATGACTCAACTGCTCCCGCCCCCGGTGCCGGCCGACGTGGGGATCGTGGCCGCCCTGCCGATCGAGATCGGCCCGACGATCGACCTGCTCCGGGACGTGCGGACCTATTCCGACCCCGAAGGCTCGCAGCGGGCCGTGGTCGAGGGGATGCTCGGCGAGAAGGTCGTGGTGATCGTCTCGGCCGGGGTGGGCCGGAAGGCCGCGGCGAAGGGGGCGAGGCGGTTGCTCGGCGGGCACCGGCCGCGCTGGCTCGTCTCGGCGGGGTTCGGGGGGGCGCTCGACCCGGGCCTGAGGCGGAACGACGTGGTCTTCGCCACCGAGATCGTCGACGCCGCCTCTCCCGACGCCCCGCCGCTGGCGATCGGCCTGACGCCCCCGGCCTCGACGCCGGGATCGAAGATCAGGTATTCGTCCGGCCGGCTGGTGACGGCCTCGAAGATCGTCCGCACGGCCGCCGAGAAGGCGGCGATGCGGGGGCGGTTCGCGGCCGAGGTGGTCGACATGGAGACGGCGAGCGTCGCCTCGATCTGCGCCGATCGGGGGCAGCGGTTCCTGGCGATCCGGGTCATCAGCGACGAGGCCGGGGCCGACCTGCCCCCGGAGGTGATGACGGTGATGGGCCCGACCGGCGGCTTCCGCCTCGGCGCCACGATCGGCGCCCTCTGGAAGCGGCCCGGCAGCGTGAAGGACCTGTGGACCCTCCGGGAGCACGCCATCGAGGCGGCCGACCGCCTGGCCGAGGTGCTCCCGGGGATCATCCATCAACTGGATTGATTCCCAAGACCCGGCGGCGCCCGGAGGGGCGGCTCGCCGAGGGGGTGCGGCTCGACGCCGCCCTGGCCGATGCCGAGCGGGCGGCCCGGGCATCCCCCCTCGACCCCATCACCCTGAGCTACCGGGCCCGGGAGGACCTCGAATTCCTCGAATTCATGGCCCGGCTCGGCCTGATGATCGCCGATCGGCCGGGGGACGTCGACCTCCACCGGCGGATGGGAGACCAGGCGGCCGAGTCGGGCCGACCGGTCCTTGCGGCCCAATCGTCTCGCGCCGCCCTGGAACTCGACCCGAATTGCCGAGGGGCCCTCGACGGCCTGGCCGCCCTCAGGCGGGAGGCCGGCCCTTGACTCCGTCCGCCGCGCCTCGGGCGGGCCCCGAGGGGCCCGGCCGGCGGGGGCCGGGCCCGGATCCGGATCGGGTCAACGGACCTCGATCGGCTCCAGCGAGAGGGTGTTGAAGACGCGGACCACGTCGAGGAACTGGGCGTAGGGGGAGACGCCGTCGAGGCTCGTGGCGTTGAGCTTCAGGTGGGTGGCGTCGACCTCGGTCTGCTTCAGGGCGGCGTCGACGGCGACCCATCGTCCGTTGACATGCACTTCATTCCACATGTGATAGCCGAAGCCGCCGAGGTCGTCGGCGTAGAGCAGGCCGACGACCACCCGGGCGGGCACGCCGGCGGCCCGGCACATGGCGGCGGTCAGCACGCTGTGCTCGCTGCAATCGCCGCTCAGGTCCCGGGCGACGTCGCGGGCGGTGGCGAAGGCGGTCTCGAAGTTCTTCTCGCGTACGTTCTCGGCCACCCAGTCGGTGATAGCCACGGCCTTGGCCCACGGGTCGTCGGCGGCGCCCCGGATGGCCTGCCGGGTGAGGGCGACGACCCCGGGATCCTCGCTGTTGAGCATCGGGTTGGCGGCGAGGTATTCGGGCTCGACGGTCGCCGGCCCTCCCGAGCCGTCCCGGGGCCCGGAGGTGTGGACGTCCAGCAGGGTCGAGCCGTCGGTCGCCCGCCGGACGGTCTGGCGGTCGTCGGCCGGGAAAACCTCCTCGATCGGGGTGTCCCCGCTGTAGGAGACCCGGTAGACGGCCGACCTGGTGCCGGTGGAGTTGGTGATCTGGCGGGAGACGCGGACGATCGAGGCCTTGACGATGTCGAAGGAGCCGGAGCCGGGGGCCTCGGCGGCCTCCTTGGTGGTCCGGTAGGTGAGGATGCCGCCGAAGGCGTCGGTGTGGCTCTTGAGGATTTGGCCCCCGGAGTCGGCCCAGTAGGTGGCGTCCATGCCGGGCAGGGGCTTGCCGTCGGGGCCCTTCACCTGGGACTCGACCTTCAGCAGCGACATCGTGGTGTCGCCGCCGAGCTCGACCTCCTCGACCTCGCGGGCCTCGAGCACGGTCAGGCCGACCTGGTTGAGGTCGGGGATGAAGGTCTTGATCTCCCGGCGCTCGCCGGGGGTCATGGGGGATCGGGAGAGGCTCAGCTCGGGCCCATAAGGGCCCCGGACGTCGTCCCCCCAGGGGATCTCGACCCGTCGTCGCTGGCCGCCGGCCTCGAGGGTCAGGGGCAGGATGTCGTCCCGGGCGTCCCCGGAGATCCGCGTCTCATTCGGGCCGACGAGGCTCCGGGCGTCGAGCCGGAGGACCCGGCCGTCGTAGGTCTCGATCGTGCCGTACCGGGTGGCGATGACCACGTCGTCGTCCAGCCGCTTGATGTTCAGCCGGGAGTCGACCTGCACTCGGAGCAGCTCTCGGCCGTCCCCGGCGGTGACGGGCTCGACGCGGAGGTGGATGTGCCCGACCTTCCGGCCGCCGATGAAGACGGCGTCCCAGGCATCCCGGGCCTTGTCCGGGGCCGCGTCCTGGGCCTCGGCCCGGGGGGGGAGCAAGGTCGGCGTCGCCAGGGCGAGGGCCAGGGCGAGCGTTCGGGCGGCGAGATCGATCCCTCGCATCGGGCGAGATCCTCCCTGGGACTCGGGGCGGCGTCGGCCTGCTCGGGGCGACCGCCCGACGGGGCGATCGGCCCGGGTCACGCGATGGGGCCCCGGCCGGGGTCCGCTCATGCCGAGGCGGGTCGAGTCGATGGGTGCGGGGCCGGGCCCGGGGCGCGCGCCGCGACGACCGCCCGGCCCGACCACTATGGCGCATCGGTCGACCGGGCACAACCCGAGCCGGGCCCGCCCCGGCGGATCCATCGGCCGATGGATCCGCCGGGGCGGGCCCGGCGGTGTGGTTGGAGTTCCCGGGAATCGATCGCTTCAGGAAACGAGGATATTCATGTCGAAGCGATCGCTGGGCAGCAGCTCCAGCGCCGCATACAGCGCCAGTTGCTTGGTGTGATAGGACGGCACCCGGCCCCGGACGACGAAGCGGCCCTGGACCTCCTCGACGGCCAGGTCACGGATCCGACCGTGGGTTGTCTGCCTGATTGAATGCTCGACCTGCTCCAGGAGGGAGGTCGAACCATTCCCAAGGTTCCTCCGCATAGTCCATCACTCCTGAGATCTGTTGCGGGTGAATCGAGATCGCGAGGGGCTGCGATCCAGGAGGGAGTCTCAACATCCTTGGGGTGAGCACGCCCATTATCGTGCTCGCCTCGGGGAGAATGCAAGGGAAAAGGTTGACGGGTCGCCGGGGAACCGACCCCGCCGGTCGATCGTCGACCGATGGTTCGGATCGGGCGTGCCCGATTGCATTGTCGTCATAGTAAACACGGCAGCCGGCGTCGGAGTCAACCGACCAGGCCAGATTGCGCCGGGAAGTCAGCCCGTTTCGGGCGGAGGCTCCGGGAGCGAGGCGGTCGAACCGGCCCCGCCCGGGCGGGGCCGCCTCGGCAATTCGAGTGCGAGCGCGCGGAGGGCGGGGCGGTCCCAGGAGGCGACCGGGCCCTTCCAGCGGTCCCAGAATGGGCCTCGGCCGGCCCCGGTCAGCTCGCTGAGGCGGCCGAGGTTGTAGCCGAGCTGCAGCAGGGCGCGGCGGTCGGGCTCGTCGAGGGCGGCAAGCTCCTCGACCTTCGAGACGCAGTGTGCGACGGCCTCGTCGTCCTCGCGGTCGCTCATCTGGGCGGTTCCCGGGTCCGGGGGGGAATCGGCCCGGCCGATCAGTCTCCGCGGGGCCGGGCGAGGGAGACGATGAGCCGCTCCAGCACGGCCCGCTCGTCCAGGGTGGAGGAGCCCTTCAGCGCCAGGTCGGTCTCCAGCAGCAGGGCGGGGATGCGGTCGACGCGGTCGGGCCCGAGGTGGGCGTGCTGCCGTCCGGTCTTCTCCACGTCCCGGGGCCAGATGCCGGCCCGCTTGCAGGCGTCGGCCAGCTCCCTGCGGGCCAGCCGCAGCGCCCCGGCGTGGTGCACCTTGCGGAGGGAGATCGCCAGGGCCGCCAGCAGCCGCTGGGGGGCCTCGCCGGAGGCGAGCAGCCGGTCGAGCACGCCGAGCGCCCCGGGGGCGTCGCCGAGCGAGGCGCGGTCGATCAGGTCCCAGACCTCCAGGACCCGGCCGGCGCCGACGAGCTTCGCCACGTCCTCCCGGGTGATGGCCTTGCCGTCGCCGACGTAGGCGGCGAGCTTGTCGACCTCGGAGACGAGCAGACCCGGCTCGGGGCCGACCAGCTCGACGAGGAAACGGGCGGCCTCGGGGGGGAACTTCAGCCCCCAGCGCCCCGAGGCCAGCTTGCCGAGCCAGGAGGCCAGCTCCGAATCCCTCGGCGCCTTGCACTCGACCGAGGCCCCCGACTGCTCGACCAGCTTGGCGAGCTTCGTGTTCGACGGCCAGGACTTCACCGACAGCACCAGCACCCCCGAGTCGGGCGGCCGGGCGGCGAACGCCTCCAGCTCCTTGCGGTGGGCGGTCACGAACGGGTCGGCGTCCTCGACGATCGCCACCCGCCTGGGCGCCAGGAACGGCAGCGTCCGGACCTCGTCGAGCACCCTCGCCAGCTCCGCCTGGGCCCCGGGGAACCGCGAGACGCCCAGCTCCTCCTCATCCTGGCCCCCCATCGCGTTGCGGATGATGGCGAGGATCGCTTCCCTCCTGAGGTACGCGTCGTCGCCAAAAATAGCGTAGACCGGCAGGACTTCTCGCACCTTTCTCGGGTCGACGAATTCGAACG carries:
- a CDS encoding vWA domain-containing protein → MPPTRPAPPLIPALLIALIGWAAPALADDPKPPPADEPKPGAEADDGTQGPGPDRPRRVVGPVVRSSTEAADLLRDPGEDPYDPAIDWASLPPWQRTSFYGVRAKGTFFVFAVDCSGSMADDLRLYRAKQELRRCIGALRFPQRYLVVFYNDRPIPMGGGVPKSADQRGKVNTYAWLESVDAIGGTDPRGAMNLALGLQPDAVFLLSDGEFPPGTEEGIAATNRSTIPIHCIDLAGGLGAEQLRTIAGDSGGQYALRR
- a CDS encoding 3-keto-disaccharide hydrolase; its protein translation is MFDRLPIVAALLCACLVPVPPAFAADDGLTPEEIDQGWLRLFDGETTFGWTVEAEDPEKAVSVADGVLTIVGPATVRTTTEFGDATLRVEADGEGIAGAIVGFGRDETADPMGRISRTGTLELSTEGGERSPVVIVVEGGGKLRVHRVDLLPRGMEPIFNGEDLSGWNVLEGGESVYSVTDEGDLNVKNGRGDIQTEGQYDDFVLQLDVFSNGEHLNSGIFFRAVPGEFWSGYESQIRNEYEGEDRNKPVDYGTGAIYRRQAARKIVADDFEWFTKTIVAHDNHFAVWVNGYQVTDWTDDRPADDNGRNGYKAAPGVISIQGHDPTTDLSFRDIRIAPIPGG
- a CDS encoding response regulator, giving the protein MTPPDPISISIVLADDDADLRLVAAGRLRASGMTVWEACDGAEALRLVREHRPTVLVLDLWMPGVDGLQVLDALRFDPVASRLAVVVLTGDGEADGRLLALAGGAASILLKGGSIDALVGEVLDGAARALGPPFGVDLGDDGGLASCSTSHRDPIPSGPDRP
- a CDS encoding bifunctional folylpolyglutamate synthase/dihydrofolate synthase; protein product: MTEPAPDAYRERLDALYARLDYERLGMPASSSSTELKLGRMRRLLRRLGDPQDALRIVHVAGTKGKGSTSAMVAAALSASGIKAGLFTSPHLHRLEERFEVDGAMMSPSDLVARCDEVLPVVESVEADWPDPEGRGMTFFEATTAIGLLHFARVGCRAVALEVGMGGRLDSTNVVRPGVSVITSISFDHVRQLGPTLGQIAREKAGILKRGTPAVVGVRGDEPLSAIREVARSRRCPIREVGPDVSYDYEPPTPPVDRPSNGVVRVRTWRRDWGPIVPPLPGEHQARNVAVALASLDALAETDPTLDVDPGAAARGVSGLRWPARVEVVGESPWVVIDGAHNVASAEALAGTLRSNFPSVPRTLVFGTSRDKDLDGQLRALLPLFDAVIATRYVENPRAVDPSAIAEAVSALGGPPAEVSADPASALQAARRRSPVPGLVCVTGSLFLAAEARAAALGLSNVPARPRLVT
- a CDS encoding BON domain-containing protein, whose protein sequence is MTRTRYPRIPGGWLAVVVVVAMAVPGPSPAGGQLAPRPGVSAPSRPGPADLLRAALASNPVTAPYPIEVVDRGGRAALRGVVGTKVIYDAAIRTAIASGVPFADELVIDTLAAQDVALRGAAAMAEAVPPGFAPPMPGPSYGAVGGYPPPTYMPFGPVPGGAPGLIYPPPLFGFADEPFFGLEPPVISYPPYWGALSARRLAEYRANGPAPAPFPAAGGELPPPGLVDVELDPDGVATIRGLVPTLADRVAVGQQLAQTPGITQVINLLVVEAEATSSAPADAAPPEPPAPGLFIDPRPVPPARPGPGPVPGPEGGAGPGGPAPPEADAPAPAEASPPGDLPELAGLPIRVTLRDGTATLSGDAPSAAAAMAAYLAVKRHPGVDRVVDRLRFSVPVEPGENPLRSAADLRDVEEYLGDQVRRQLDGLAEVDRVRLLGDRLEIRGRLLDPAGLRRAEATLRSTPVLRGFTIAPELVPGG
- the shc gene encoding squalene--hopene cyclase yields the protein MIVKREGSKLGRGPAAEATPRGVGTPPPVDSDALDRGLAATRGWLLGQQRDDGHWVGELEGDTILESEFVLLLTALGREEDEVAVKLCKYLYEQRLPEGGWAIYPGGPFDVSASVKSYFALKLAGVHPDHPEMAKVRDRILEAGGAEACNSFTRFYLALLGQMSYDDCPYVPPELIFLPTRTGLSLYDMSSWTRTMVVPLSILSVLRPVRHLPPEKGIAELFRPDLPPPSRRTERACSWSNFFVALDRGFKWAHRVVPKALRRPGLAAAHRWMIRHFEGSEGLGAIFPAMVYSIFALRSLGYDDDHVLVRRALGQLEDLMIEEGGAVRVQPCVSPTWDTAIAAIALADSGVPADDPSMTAAARWLLDREISVPGDWQRRRPGLEPTGWAFEYRNDFYPDIDDTAMVLLALGRTALAGRPEGRLATDRAVAWLLAMQNRDGGWAAFDVDIDNQLLTKVPFADHNAILDPSCADITARILEILGTIGYRQDHPAVSRGLEYLWASQEPEGCWYGRWGVNYIYGTWQVLLGLRAIDFPMGHPSIQRAADWLESAQQEDGGWGESCRSYDDPAWMGRGVTTASQTAWAVNGLIAAGRAHSPSVRRGVSFLLRTQNADGTWDEPQFTGTGFPKVFYLRYHLYRIYFPLMALARYRAAVSGPAAPRLGRSLHSGALACGVPADPRPLDV